In a genomic window of Candidatus Aminicenantes bacterium:
- a CDS encoding gamma-glutamyltransferase, which produces MKKSGPTNPSIPITVYLFLIIVFSSASVLAERTTEKPVLHGNHWLAITGKPLAATAGARIFMQGGNAVDASCAMLAATCTMFDVLSWGGETQALIYNPHTKKVVAINGLGVAPSGATAEFFKNKGYHYPPAYGPLAAVTPGTPGGLILMLAEFGKLSLKDVLAPAMEMAEGYAIERETADSIEREKELIKDWPYSRKILLVHPGESREAPYPGEIFRQPELLQTLKKLVAAEQQALKNGQDRKKAIYAAYGRFYQGDIAAEFVRGCREQGGLISGEDLAAWKPLIEEPVMTTYKGIEVYKLSCWVQGPVMLQALNMLENLDLKAMGLNSARYIHAVYQVMNLAFADRDFYYGDPYVPPQEPLQGLLSKEYARERLKSIDWDRNNPLCGPGDPYPFEGKKNPWLNLLSAKDCRATVRESSPAEMEKKQASFSVGTTSIQACDREGWVVSVTPSGGWIPACIAGRTGIGMSQRAQSFVLDEKENPFNVIAPGKRPRATLTPGLALKDGKPFLSFAVQGGDTQDQNLLQFFLNVVEFGMNVQEACEAPNFTSYQMKSSFENHDRLPGKLTLNAQTPVWVRSALGKMGYAIDLLKYTSGPINAMFFDWAHGSFWGGSSNYGEDYGIAW; this is translated from the coding sequence ATGAAAAAGAGTGGACCCACAAACCCGTCAATTCCGATAACGGTTTATCTGTTTTTAATTATCGTTTTTTCTTCGGCTTCCGTTCTTGCCGAGCGGACCACTGAAAAACCGGTGCTGCACGGCAATCACTGGCTGGCCATAACCGGCAAGCCCCTGGCCGCCACCGCCGGCGCCCGCATCTTCATGCAGGGCGGCAATGCCGTCGACGCTTCCTGCGCCATGCTGGCGGCGACCTGCACCATGTTCGATGTTCTCAGCTGGGGCGGCGAGACCCAGGCCTTGATCTACAATCCGCACACAAAAAAAGTAGTGGCCATCAACGGACTCGGCGTGGCCCCCAGCGGCGCCACAGCCGAATTTTTCAAAAATAAGGGTTACCATTATCCTCCGGCTTATGGGCCGCTGGCCGCGGTGACCCCGGGTACGCCGGGCGGGCTGATCCTGATGCTGGCCGAATTCGGCAAACTGAGCCTGAAGGATGTGCTGGCGCCGGCGATGGAGATGGCCGAAGGCTATGCCATCGAAAGGGAAACGGCCGACAGCATCGAGCGCGAGAAAGAGCTGATCAAAGACTGGCCTTATTCCCGGAAGATCCTGCTGGTGCACCCGGGCGAATCCCGGGAAGCCCCTTATCCCGGGGAGATTTTCCGGCAGCCGGAGCTGCTGCAAACCCTGAAAAAGCTGGTCGCGGCCGAGCAGCAGGCGCTTAAAAATGGCCAAGATCGCAAAAAGGCCATCTATGCCGCCTACGGTCGTTTCTACCAGGGAGATATCGCCGCCGAGTTCGTCCGCGGCTGTAGGGAACAGGGCGGCCTGATCAGCGGCGAAGATTTGGCCGCATGGAAACCTCTGATAGAAGAACCGGTGATGACCACCTACAAGGGCATTGAAGTCTACAAACTTTCTTGCTGGGTGCAGGGGCCGGTCATGCTGCAGGCGTTGAACATGCTGGAAAACCTCGACTTGAAAGCCATGGGGCTGAACAGCGCGCGCTACATCCACGCCGTCTACCAGGTCATGAACCTGGCTTTTGCCGACCGCGACTTCTATTACGGCGACCCCTATGTCCCGCCGCAAGAACCGCTCCAGGGCTTATTGTCCAAGGAATATGCCCGCGAGCGGCTCAAGTCGATCGACTGGGACAGGAACAATCCGCTGTGCGGGCCCGGCGATCCTTATCCTTTTGAAGGCAAGAAGAACCCCTGGCTGAATCTTCTTTCGGCCAAGGATTGCCGGGCGACGGTCAGGGAATCTTCGCCAGCGGAGATGGAAAAAAAACAAGCGAGTTTTTCCGTCGGCACGACCTCGATCCAGGCCTGCGACCGCGAGGGCTGGGTGGTGTCGGTCACGCCCAGCGGCGGCTGGATCCCGGCTTGCATCGCCGGCCGCACCGGCATCGGCATGAGCCAGCGGGCGCAGAGCTTCGTGCTCGATGAAAAAGAAAACCCTTTCAACGTCATCGCCCCGGGCAAGCGGCCGCGGGCCACCCTGACCCCCGGACTGGCCTTGAAGGATGGCAAGCCCTTCCTCTCCTTCGCCGTCCAGGGCGGCGACACCCAGGACCAGAACCTGCTGCAGTTCTTCCTGAACGTGGTCGAATTCGGCATGAACGTGCAGGAGGCGTGCGAGGCGCCGAACTTCACCAGTTACCAGATGAAGAGCTCCTTCGAAAACCACGACCGCCTGCCTGGAAAACTGACGCTCAACGCGCAGACCCCTGTTTGGGTGAGATCGGCCCTGGGCAAAATGGGCTACGCCATCGACCTGCTCAAATACACCTCGGGCCCGATCAACGCCATGTTTTTCGACTGGGCCCACGGCTCCTTCTGGGG